Within Sorangiineae bacterium MSr11367, the genomic segment CCGTGCGGCGGAACGAGGTCACGAGGCTCTTTCGGTAGCGATCCATCTGCGCCTCGAACTCGGTGTCGTTGCGGCGTGGACCGTCGCGCAGATCGACCAGCAGGCGCCACGATCGGCGATCGATGTCGTGCAGCGCGCGGTCGACTTGCACGAACGACGCGTTGATGTCGGTCAGCTCGACGTAGGGAGCGGGCGTTCGAATGAGCCGCACCAACTGGTGCTCCCGTTCGACGGCGATCTTCCAGAAAATAGTCTTCTCCACCGAAATGGCTACCATCGGCGTAACCGAATGCACCATGGCCGCGAAACCCTCCCCCATGGTCAGAATGCCACGCGCATCCGCAGGATGCTACGGCAGAATCCGCACGGATACGGCAGGTCGCTCGACCTTGGCCGCACCCAAGCGCTCCAGGTGCGCGGATGCAGCCAACACGGTTGCTTCGTCCCACGCATCACCAACGAGCTGAAGGCCGATGGGAAGAAGCCGAGCATCGAGCCCGACGGGCGCGGAGAGCGCAGGCAAGCCGGTGAGGTTCGCCAGAAAATTGAACCGAACGAGCCCGGCCAGCACGCGCGCATCGAGGAAGCCCGACGCCATTTCGTCGTCGGTTGCGGCGGTTGCGGTATCGACGGTGGTCGGCAACGCCAAGAGATCGACGCGTTGGAAGGCATCCGCCACTTCGCGTCGGAGGCCATTTCGTAGTCGCTGCGCGTCGACGTAGTCGGCGGCCTTGGCCTCGCCCAGCGCCGCCATTGCCAGCTGCAGATCGTGGCCCATGTCGCCGGCGTGTCGCTCCCAGTCGACCTGCAGCGCGCCACGCGTCTCCAGGCCGATGGCCATGTAGCCGATGAGCGGCGCCTGGCGTGCGAGACCGATGCGCACACGCTGCAACGTTGCACCTTCGCGCTCGAGCGCGCGCAATGCATCTTGCCCCGCGCGCTGCACGGAGGGCGAGGCATCGGCCCACTCGTTCTCGTCCACTCCGATGATCAGTCCACGGACCCCACGGCCCAGCGCCGCGAGGAAGTCGCCCGGCGCGGGTTTGGCCGGCACGCCGAACAGGGTCTCCGGATCGAGCGGATCGGGGCCCGAGATGGCCTCAAGCACGCGCGCCAAGTCGGCGGTGGACGACGCGATGGGACCCACGTGCGCGACGGTGCCTTCGGCGTAGTCGCCGGCGCGGCTGACGCGCCCCCACGTCGGCTTGATGCCGAACACCCCGTTGATGGCCGACGGAATGCGGATCGAGCCGCCACCATCGGCGCCCATGGCAAAGGGGACGAGGCCGGTGGCCACGGCCACACCGGAGCCCGTGCTGGAGCCGCCGGCGATGTGCCGCGGGTCGTGCGGATTCTTCGGCAGGCGACGATGCTTGTTCTGCCCCGAGGGCGACATGCCCAACTCGGTCATCGGCGTCGTGCCGAGAACGAGCGCGCCGGCGCGACGAAGCTCGGCGACGCACGTCGCGTCTTCCTTCATCGGCATCGGGTCGATGTAGATCGTGCCCACCTGCCGTGCGAACCCGCGCACGGCGGTTTGCTCTTTCACGGCGATGGGAACACCGTCGAAGCTGCCGCGCGCCATGTTGGCCGCGTAACGCGCACGGCTCTCGCCCGCCTCACCGAGGGCGGCTTTTCGTGGCATCTCCTCGTGCAACGGCCCCACAGTGGGCACGCGCCCCGCAAGCTCGCGGGCCGCGGCAAGGCAGCGCACGACCACGTCCTCCGGCGTCAGCGTGCCTTGCGTGTAGTGTGCAACATAGCTGGCGCTGGTGCCCGACCATGGGGGCGCAGGCAAGGGGAGTCGCGCATCCTCGCCGGTGCGCGGAGGACGCCCTGCGACGACGCGGTTGTGCAATGGAAGACTGCCCCGTGCCTCTGCAGGGAGCTGTTCGAGCTCGCCGATCTTCAAGTCGGCGCGCAGCGCATGGTAGACGGCAACGCTTCCCGTCTTGGTGCGCGCGGCGCGGGCCGCAGCTCGAAGAAAGGCTCCAGAGAGGCGCGGGGCAGGGGGAAGTCGTCGGGCCATAACCCAACGACTTTAGCTCAGCCGACCACAAAGATTAGAAGAATGGGAATTGAACAGGGAGAACGGGAGATCGGGAGTTCTTTGGATTGGGTCCAAGGAGGTCCCCATTGCGATGATTTGAACCCCCAAATCCCCCCGTCTTCCCGCAAATTCTTCTGATCTTAGAGCGCGAGCACGCCGGTGCGAATCAGGTACGCGAAGCGCTTTCGCTGCTCCTCGTCGAGCAGGGCGTGGATGCGCCCCAGCGCCTTGGTCACCGCGTCGCGCAGCCTTTCCGTGCTTTGCGTGCGGAGATCGGCGCCTTCTTTGGCGCGCCCTTCGTCGAAGGAACCACCGGCCACGGCATCGGCAAACGCGGCCATCGTGCGGCGTTCGTCGACCTCGGCTTGAGCCCGCTCCGTTTTCAGGTCGTTCAAGATGTTCGCGAGGTCGGTGACTTGCGCCTCGCTCAAGTCGAGCTTGTGCGCCAGAAACCGCAGCGGCCTTCGCACACCGAAGCCGCCGCCATCTTCGTGATGATGATGGCCCCACCCGCCAGCTTGCCAACCGTCCCACGGCGAAGATCGCTCGTCGCGATCTCGCCCGCGGCCGTGCCGCCCGGGCCAACCTGCGTACTCGTGCACGGGGCCGTCGTCGCCGCATCGCTCACGACGACGCGCATTGGCCCACCAGTAGAACAAGCCCGGAGGCATACCAGGATGATGATGCATTTTTCTCTTCTCCAACTCGCCGAGGCTGTCTCGCTCCCGGCGGGGTTACACGCGTGGGCGACATGCCTCACGCACTGGGAGATGTTGGTCCCGATCGACGACCTGTCAACCCGCGTTGAAAGTCCGCAGCATTGCGCAGCGCGTCGAGCGATGCTTAGCTGAAGAAACCCGCATGAACGCCCTTCGCTTCAAGCACCCGTGGATCGTTCAAGAGAGCATTCTGCGCGCGCTCACCGTGGATGCGGCGGCCCACGCGCTCGCGTACGTCCGCTTCTCCATGCCGGACGCATCGCCGGAGCGCTTCGGCGTGCGCGTGCTGCGCGACATCGTCTACGGCCCCACGCGAAGGCGCGAGCACCGGCTCGACGCGTACGTACCCACGCGCGCTCTCAAGCCACTGCCCATCGTTCTCTACGTGCATGGCGGCGGCTTCGCCACGTTGTCCAAGGAGACCCATTACGTCATGGCCATGGCGTTCGCACGTCAGGGCTACCTGGTGTTCAACGTCAATTATCGGCAGGGTCACAAACATCCGTACCCCGAGCCGCTCGAAGACGTTTCGGAGGCCCTGCTCTGGGTTCACCGCCACGCCGCCGAATACGGAGGCGATCGCGATCGCATCGCGCTCGCGGGCGAGTCGGCGGGTGGCAATTTGGTGACCGCGCTGGGCATCGCCTCGGCGGCGCGTTTGCCGGAGACCTTCGCGCGCCGCCTCTTCGATGCGAACATCCCGCTCCGGGCCGTCGTGGCCACGTACCCGATTCTCGACCTGACCGAGATCGAGGCGATGATGGCCACCGAGCGCTTACCCCTTTTCGTCCAACGGCTCCTGTTCGACGTTGCGGCGGCCTACCTTGGCCCAGGTGCCTTCAATGGATCGTCCGAAGCGGTACCGCTCGCAAGCCCGCTGCTGCTGCTCGAGCGCGGCTTGGTGTCATTGCGACGGGATCTGGCGCCATTTTTCCTGTCGGTGGGTACGAGAGACATTCTTCTATCCCACTCGAAGCGCATGAAGGTCGTGCTGGACCGGCTCGGCGTGAAAAATGAGCTCTTCATTGCGCCGGGCGAGGTTCACGGCTTCGACGCCATGGTGTGGCG encodes:
- a CDS encoding Spy/CpxP family protein refolding chaperone — encoded protein: MHHHPGMPPGLFYWWANARRRERCGDDGPVHEYAGWPGRHGRGRDRDERSSPWDGWQAGGWGHHHHEDGGGFGVRRPLRFLAHKLDLSEAQVTDLANILNDLKTERAQAEVDERRTMAAFADAVAGGSFDEGRAKEGADLRTQSTERLRDAVTKALGRIHALLDEEQRKRFAYLIRTGVLAL
- a CDS encoding amidase, which encodes MARRLPPAPRLSGAFLRAAARAARTKTGSVAVYHALRADLKIGELEQLPAEARGSLPLHNRVVAGRPPRTGEDARLPLPAPPWSGTSASYVAHYTQGTLTPEDVVVRCLAAARELAGRVPTVGPLHEEMPRKAALGEAGESRARYAANMARGSFDGVPIAVKEQTAVRGFARQVGTIYIDPMPMKEDATCVAELRRAGALVLGTTPMTELGMSPSGQNKHRRLPKNPHDPRHIAGGSSTGSGVAVATGLVPFAMGADGGGSIRIPSAINGVFGIKPTWGRVSRAGDYAEGTVAHVGPIASSTADLARVLEAISGPDPLDPETLFGVPAKPAPGDFLAALGRGVRGLIIGVDENEWADASPSVQRAGQDALRALEREGATLQRVRIGLARQAPLIGYMAIGLETRGALQVDWERHAGDMGHDLQLAMAALGEAKAADYVDAQRLRNGLRREVADAFQRVDLLALPTTVDTATAATDDEMASGFLDARVLAGLVRFNFLANLTGLPALSAPVGLDARLLPIGLQLVGDAWDEATVLAASAHLERLGAAKVERPAVSVRILP
- a CDS encoding alpha/beta hydrolase, with protein sequence MNALRFKHPWIVQESILRALTVDAAAHALAYVRFSMPDASPERFGVRVLRDIVYGPTRRREHRLDAYVPTRALKPLPIVLYVHGGGFATLSKETHYVMAMAFARQGYLVFNVNYRQGHKHPYPEPLEDVSEALLWVHRHAAEYGGDRDRIALAGESAGGNLVTALGIASAARLPETFARRLFDANIPLRAVVATYPILDLTEIEAMMATERLPLFVQRLLFDVAAAYLGPGAFNGSSEAVPLASPLLLLERGLVSLRRDLAPFFLSVGTRDILLSHSKRMKVVLDRLGVKNELFIAPGEVHGFDAMVWRPAARQKWSALHSFLAPHMAA